Part of the Cuniculiplasma divulgatum genome, TGGTCCTGAGTAAATATTCCAACTCTTCCAGATGAAATGGTTTTTTCCTCTCTGGAATCCCCATCACACTTCCCTTCTTGTAATACCTGTTATCAAATGATCTGACCAGACCGTAAAATTCAATGTTTGAAACCCTTTTAGCAAAATGTTCATACATTTCCCATCTGTACATTTCTCCACCGACTCCTACATTGTGAAGACCAGCTTTCTTGAATGTTTCAAGTGTTTCATCTGTTGCTTTCTGACAGAGTATGCTGTATTCATCGGTTTCTTCTATACTGTGAAATTTCCTGCTCAGGTATTCTGGTTTCCTGAAGCTTCCTATTTCCTGTGTTATAAGTTTCTCTGACATCTAATTAACCTCCTGAAGTATCTTTACCTTCCTATCTGCTATTGTTCTTGGAAGGAAATCCATGTAATCATTATGCGTTAATATCAGATCTTTAAAGTTGAATTCCTTCTGGACTTCCTCCAGCATTTTTTCTATATCTCCCCCATTTTCTATTTTTGTATTATGTGCATCAAGAACCCCTAAACCTGGTATTCTGGAGTGATCCCCAGCCACGTTCAAATTCTCTTTCCTGCTGACAACAATAGAATCAAATTTGAAGCTGATCCCATCAAAATACTCAGATTTTATCACTTCTGGTGACAAAAGGATTATTTCATGAGTTGAGCATATTTTTTTCATGGATGAAACATCGTCTTTATCAATTTGCGGGGCAAATATTAGAATTTTCCTTGAACCCATCCTATCGGCTATTTTGCCATATATTTCAAGCAGGTTTTCTGAAAAATCCTGAATAGAATATTTGCTTTCGTTTGATGACATTCGGTACATGGCTACAGGTGACGGAAAAATTGGTAAAATTTTTCTATTACCTCCATAAAAAATTGGGAAAGGAGGATTCTCTTCAAATTCCTGATCTGTGAAAATGTCAATCTTAAGTTCTCCTTTTCCCTCAATTAAAGGTTCCCTGTAAAATGTATTGGTCTCGCCATACCTTCTAAGTGGACCTAACTTTATTCCATTTACAGATAGAGCTACTGGTCTGAAAATATCATGCCAGTTGAAAAGTGGATCTGTTACAAGATTGATTTCATCTGTCAATCTATAAAATATATCCTTTTCCTCCTTGATTATGTCTTTCAACTTTTCAGTAGAAAGTGATCCTCTTTCATGTCTTCCATAATCGAGCCTTAGCCTGTCACTTCTTGGGTAAATTCCATATACCAGTGTTTTAACATTCATTTATAAAACCTCCATTATTTCTTTTGCAATTTCATTATTTCCAATAGGCATAATATGAACTCCATCAATATATCCTTTCATATCGCTCACAAGATTGTCTATTAGTTTCAGAGATGTGTCTCTCAGATTTTCAGAGTTAGCAATTATTGACTTTAAGCCTTCTGGAAGTAACACACCCATTTTTGATAGGGATTCTATGTTGCTTTTCTTCAGGATCGGCATAAAACCCAGAAATAGCTTGAATTTTCTCTGTCTTATCCATTTCTTTTTGAAAGGCTCACTGTTGTAACACATCTGGCTTATGAATAGTGTGGCCCCAGACTCAATCTTGGATCTTACTATTTCTTCCTCTGAATTTCTGTATGGATTTAGTGCTGCTCCTATTATTGCTTCCTTATCCCTCTCCTGCTCCCTGGAAAATTTTCTGATATGCCTTATTGTTTCGTTTGTATCCATTTCTCTTACTTCTCTCCCAAAATTACCTGATATTGGGTCACCTCCTATCACAAAGAAATGGTTGATGCCGAGTTTCTCTGATGTTAGAATCTGGGATGAAATATAGAGAGTATTTTTGTCTCTTGGAGTAACATGAGGCATGGCGATCACATTTGTACCATGCGTCATTATATAAAGAGCCATAAGTGGATCGATTCCGGGCCTTCCCATCTGGTTTTCTGGAGCGGTAACCATGTCAGCAATGTCTGAAAAGATTTCTCTTGCTGCCAGCAGATCATCTATGTTTTCGTTCCTTTTTGGAACTATTTCAACTGATTTCAGGATTTTCTGTTTGCTCTGGAAATTTGAAATCTGCACTTCTTCGCATAATTACTTTGTATTAAGTTTTTAAATTCTAAAAAATTAGTGTGAGTAATTTTACCTTTCAAATTATTCATAAATACTGTTAAGTAAGAAACCGATAGATTTTACCAGATACATAGCAACATTCTGAGAATAAAGCCGAAAATAAAGTTGAAATTCATCTGTTAATGGTGTATCTACCGAATAAAAATCAAAGATATGATTTGAAAATAAGATCACTCAAACTTGATATAACCTTGCTTGCTACTTCCACGGAACATACAAGAATGATTTCAAGATCAAACCTGTATATCTTTTCAATTAAAATCTGTTGCATGCTAAGAAATTCTACCACAAAAAGAGTTATCCCGGGTGCTTTCTTTGCTTCCGGAGGCAGGGTTATTCTTATACACGCAAGATTTCCCTCGGGATCGTTTCTGACCAGAAACTTGTAACCTTCCTGAGTTTTATATACGAGGAATACGTCCTCCCTATCTGGATCAAATTCCTTTCCCTCTTTTTCCGCAAATTTGAATTCCACGTCAAGATTTGATTTTTTTAGATAATTAATCTGATAATCCTCCTTCTCGCCTGGTGTTATGGATGTAATGTATTTTACAAGTGTGTTGAGTTTTACCTCTTTCCCAGTCATAGACTCCACCTGCTTCTTTATTTTTCTTGCGAGGCTGGTGTAATTCACAATGCCACTCTTAATCATGAGTGAATACATTGGATTGTTTTCGATTATCAGATCTGTTGCGTTGTTTACTCCTTTCATGTTCCCTGATGTTATATGGAAATAAAATCATATCTGTGAATAAGTAAAAAATTTATGGAATTGTGATAAACTTTTAGAATGCGTATTAATATTGCTCTAAATCTTTAGTTTCTCAATGATTGTGCTTGCTTCTGTTCTCGTTATCTCGTCCAGAGACTTCTTTCCTATTGATTTCAGGTACTCTGTTACTATTTTCTGATCTTTCTCTGATTTCTGAAGGCTCTTAATGTAGTTTATCTGCTTTGGTGTCGCCTGGAAATCTGTCTGTGCCCTGGTTCTCTGGGGGTCTCCTTTCTTTTCCATTAGCCCATCTATTAGTAGAGATGCTTCTTTCACGTTCAACTCATCCACACTTTTCTTTCCTGCCTTCTCGAGATACTTTCTTGTATATGCAATTCTCTCCTCACTATCCTGTAAGTTTGAAATGAAGGACTTCTGCTTTTTCGTGGGACCGGTACTTCCAGTTGAACTAGCAGCCTCGCCCTTTATCTTCTGCAGTTCATCTATGAGTCTAGATGCTTCCTGTACACTCAGTTCAGATATCTCTCCCTTCCCAAGATTTTTTATAAATTTTTCTGAAGCTTCCAGTCTTTCTGAGGATTCCTCCATAAGTTTATTCAAAAAATTCTTCTGGCTTCTCGTTAATTCTCCACTCAAAGTTCACACCCTTAACTTCATGTTTATGTTCTTTATAATTCTCCCCATT contains:
- a CDS encoding methylenetetrahydrofolate reductase, whose translation is MQISNFQSKQKILKSVEIVPKRNENIDDLLAAREIFSDIADMVTAPENQMGRPGIDPLMALYIMTHGTNVIAMPHVTPRDKNTLYISSQILTSEKLGINHFFVIGGDPISGNFGREVREMDTNETIRHIRKFSREQERDKEAIIGAALNPYRNSEEEIVRSKIESGATLFISQMCYNSEPFKKKWIRQRKFKLFLGFMPILKKSNIESLSKMGVLLPEGLKSIIANSENLRDTSLKLIDNLVSDMKGYIDGVHIMPIGNNEIAKEIMEVL
- a CDS encoding uroporphyrinogen decarboxylase/cobalamine-independent methonine synthase family protein translates to MNVKTLVYGIYPRSDRLRLDYGRHERGSLSTEKLKDIIKEEKDIFYRLTDEINLVTDPLFNWHDIFRPVALSVNGIKLGPLRRYGETNTFYREPLIEGKGELKIDIFTDQEFEENPPFPIFYGGNRKILPIFPSPVAMYRMSSNESKYSIQDFSENLLEIYGKIADRMGSRKILIFAPQIDKDDVSSMKKICSTHEIILLSPEVIKSEYFDGISFKFDSIVVSRKENLNVAGDHSRIPGLGVLDAHNTKIENGGDIEKMLEEVQKEFNFKDLILTHNDYMDFLPRTIADRKVKILQEVN
- a CDS encoding phage protein GemA/Gp16 family protein; translation: MSGELTRSQKNFLNKLMEESSERLEASEKFIKNLGKGEISELSVQEASRLIDELQKIKGEAASSTGSTGPTKKQKSFISNLQDSEERIAYTRKYLEKAGKKSVDELNVKEASLLIDGLMEKKGDPQRTRAQTDFQATPKQINYIKSLQKSEKDQKIVTEYLKSIGKKSLDEITRTEASTIIEKLKI